ACGGCGTCCATGTAGATGCCGCCGTTCCACTGCTCGAAGTGGTTGCCGATGAACAGGGGTGCCCGGTTGCCCTGGTGGGCCCGCTCGAAACCGGCGAGATAGGCGTCCCGGGCCTGGGCCCGCCACCGCGGCCACATGGCCGGGTCCCCGTAGGTGTCCGCCCCCGACTGCTTGTACATCAGGTTGTAGTCCATCGAGAGCACGTGCTTGCTCTTGCCGGCAGTGGCGTCGGGGAAGGGCAGGGCCTGCAGCGGAAGGTCCCACAGGCCGTGCTTCTTCGTGGGCCAGACCTGCGCCGCACCGGGTGACGACGCGTCGTAGCGCCAGCCCAGGCGCTCGGCGGTGGGCAGGAGGTGGGTCTGGCCCTCCAGGCACGGGGTGCGGCCGCCGATCAGTTCCTTCTCGTAGTCGAACGGCAGCGGTGGCAGGTCGCGGTCGCCGGTCGTGCCGGTGGTCGTCTTCCAGGTCTTGACGAAGCGCTTGGCCTGTTTGATCTCGCTGTCCCAGTCGGCGGCCGACCATCGGGAGACGCCATTGGTCCCGCAGAAGTGACCGTTGAAGTGCGTGCCGATCTCGTGCCCCTCCGTCCATGCTCTGCCGATCTGCCGCATGGTGGAGATGACGTGCCTCGTGGTCAGGAACGAGATGTCCGACGCCCCGACCGGGTGCTGGGGCGGGTGGTACAGCCGGCGGTGCCGTTCGGGCAGCGCGTAGAGGCCCGACAGGAAGAAGGTCATGCTGGCGCCGTTCTCCTGGGCGAGCCGGCGGAAGCGGGGGAACAGCCCGCTGTCCAGACTCGCCGAACCGTCCCAGGAGAACACCACGAACTGCGGCGGGACCTCACCCGGCTTCAATCGTTTCCAGCGCGGCTGATGCGGCTGGGGTCCCGTGTCGGCCGTCGACCCGTCCCCGATGGGACCTCCGGACGTCTTCGTCGCCGTGGGCGTTCTGGGGGCCGAGGTGGGCGGCGTGCTGATCCGAGGGGGATTCTCCTGGGCAGCCGGGATGCAGCCGGCGGTGACGGCAGCGGCGGACGCGCCGATCAGGAACGTACGTCGCGACGGCGCACGGCGGGGTGCGGGACTCACAGAAACTCCAGGTAGGTTGCGTGCGGAACACTTTCGGGGTTCAGCGCCCAAGATCTTGGATGCCGGTGTTCCGCCGGAAGTTCAGCAAAATCCCAGAAACTTCGTTGAGTGACCGGTCGTCACCGATAGCTCATTGCGGTGACATGCCGTGTGCTCGGTGCGGTCGGTGCGGTCGGTGCGGTCGGTGCGGTCGGTGCGGTCGGTGCGGCGAGGCCGGTGCGACAGCCCGCACGCCTTCGCCGGCGGATATCCTCGGCGCCATCAATGTCGAGTTCTCCAGTCGTCTCGTCAACGCCATCGACGCCCGCGAGGAATGGTTCGGCGTGCAGTTGAACGCCATGGCTGACGACCTGGGACTGTCTGTCCGATGAGAGGACGAAACATGCTGCCCGTGCTGGCTGTCGACGTCGATGGGGTCGTGGTCCACCCGCTGGAACGCTTCGGCGACCACTCCTGGAATCACTTCGTCGCCGAGGATCTGGACATTGACCCTCAGGATCTGGGCCAGCTGTTCTTCCGCACCTACTGGCCGGAGATCATCATCGGCGCCCGGGATCTGCGCGAGACCATGAATCAGTTGATGCCCCAGATTAATCCAGCGATCAGCGGCGATCAGCTGGTGGACTACTGGTTCGCCAACGACGCCCGGCTCGATCGGGCCGTGGCCGACGAGCTCCTGGCCTGGAAGCAGCGCACCGGGGGAGTGCTGGTGGCGGCGACCAACCAGGAACGTCACCGCATGGCCTACCTGATCGAGAAGGTCGGTCTGGGAGAGATCTTCGACGATGTCATCTTCTCCGGCGAGGTCGGCGCGACCAAGAGCGACCTCGCCTTCTTCGCCCGCGCACTGACCCGGCTCGGCACGGACACCCCGGAGTCGGTGATGTTCATCGACGACGACCCCGGCAACGTCGCCACCGCCACCTCAGCCGGCTGGAGCGCGTATCTCTTCACCGGAATCGACGGCCTCCGCCTGCTGCTCGCTCAGTACCCCGCTGCCGCCCGAGACCTGACGGCGGGTAGTTGATCGCGCCGAAGAAACCTGGCGGAAGGCGAATCAGCGACCCAGGAGATCCTGGCGAAGATCTGGGTCTTCACCCAGGATTCCGCCTGCGGTGTCGCGGTTGTGGCGGCCTGAGCTATCCGTGGACCAGGCATTCTCCGGATCATGGGTCGCAGTTATCGTGGCGCCGAGCATGTTGACGATCTCGAACAGGCGTAGGGCCTAAAGGTTGGGTCTGCCCGATTCGATCTCATATATGTATCGACGGGAGATGCCGAGACGCTGCGCCAATTCTTGCTGGGTCAGGTCGTTGGCGTAGCGCAGGCGGGCCACGAAGGCTCCAAGGTCCTCGGGCGATCGCACTACTGATCTGGCGGCGGTCGTGGAGGTGCCGGGGTCACTATTTACGGGCGTCATTGAGCTTCCTTGGTGCGTTGATATCTTCCCAAAGATCCAATGAGAGGATATCGGCGCACGGCATTGACGAGAGGATATTCGCCCATGGCTCGCGTGGTCTTCATGTGTGGTCCGGCCGGATCAGGGAAGTCGACGTTCGCCCGGCGCCTGGAGGAGCGGGGGATGGTGCGGCTCTCGTTCGATGTCGAGCTGTGGCGGCGAGGGCTTCCGGGGGCGCTGCCACCCGGGCCGGTTCGTGCCGAGGTCGAGAGCGAACTCAAAGAGAGACTTTTGTGGCTGGTTTCGGAAGGCCGCGACGTCGTCCTGGATTTCTCGTTCTGGTCGCGGGCGATGCGTGACGACTACCGCGGCCTGCTGGAGCCGTTCGGCGTGGTTCCCGAAACCATTTATCTGGCAACCGATCGCGAAACCGTTCTAGAGCGCGTGCGGGACCGGCGCGGGGCGCACGCGGACGACGCGGTGCTGAGTGAAGAGATGGCAGCGCAGTACTTCGACGGGTTCGAGGTTCCGACCGAAGCCGAAGGTCCCTTGCGCGTGGTCCATTTCCGGCGCAGCCGGGGCTCAGAGGTGGATGACGTGGAAATGGTCGAGCGCCACCACGATGCCGGCCAGCACCGCGATGAGGCCGGCAACGAGGGAGGAACTCATGGGCGGCGAGCGTAGGGGACGGTCGCAAGGCCGGCGGTGTACGGCAGATGAACCACCTCGTTGCCCGGCGATATGACCCTGAGTAACTCGATGATCACCTGAGGTGCCACTTGGGCGTTTGGTACCCTCTGGGCTGCGATTATGGGAGGGGCTCATGATGAAATCGCAGGGTGGGAAGCGGTGAGCGCGGCCTGGGCACAGGTGCGCGACTGGCGGTCGAGTGACCTGGAGGGCGCGGCGGCGAAGCTGCGTGACATCGAGGATCAGCTGATCGACACGGGCGACGGGCTGAGCAAGGTGGCGCCGCCGAGCTGGAGCGGTACGGCCTCCGACGGAGCCCGTGAACAACTGGATCAGCTCAAGGAACTGCTCGAGGACCGGATCGCCGAGGTGGCCGCGGTGCGGCGGGGGCTGCTGGACGCGTCGGACGGGGTCGTGGACGTCGAGCGGGCGGTGAAGCAGGCCGAGCAGTTCGCCGCGGACAACGGCCTGGAGATCACCGCGACGAACGTGCAGGACGTGCGCGGGCTGACCATGTGTTACGCGACCGAGCACGACGAGGAACTGGCCCGCGACGCGCGCTCGCTCCTGGTGGACGAGTGCGCCGCGTACGTCGCGGAGGCGGTGCGCCGCGCCGGGGATGTCGATCAGGACCTG
This genomic interval from Kineosporia sp. NBRC 101731 contains the following:
- a CDS encoding helix-turn-helix domain-containing protein, giving the protein MTPVNSDPGTSTTAARSVVRSPEDLGAFVARLRYANDLTQQELAQRLGISRRYIYEIESGRPNL
- a CDS encoding HAD-IA family hydrolase, which produces MRGRNMLPVLAVDVDGVVVHPLERFGDHSWNHFVAEDLDIDPQDLGQLFFRTYWPEIIIGARDLRETMNQLMPQINPAISGDQLVDYWFANDARLDRAVADELLAWKQRTGGVLVAATNQERHRMAYLIEKVGLGEIFDDVIFSGEVGATKSDLAFFARALTRLGTDTPESVMFIDDDPGNVATATSAGWSAYLFTGIDGLRLLLAQYPAAARDLTAGS
- a CDS encoding ATP-binding protein; this encodes MARVVFMCGPAGSGKSTFARRLEERGMVRLSFDVELWRRGLPGALPPGPVRAEVESELKERLLWLVSEGRDVVLDFSFWSRAMRDDYRGLLEPFGVVPETIYLATDRETVLERVRDRRGAHADDAVLSEEMAAQYFDGFEVPTEAEGPLRVVHFRRSRGSEVDDVEMVERHHDAGQHRDEAGNEGGTHGRRA